CGAGTTCAGCGACAGGTGTTGGAGGTGCGCGGAGAAACTCGGCGCTGTCTCGTACTCTATCGGCGGGGCCAGCGGGTACGCCAGAAAGCTCAGCGCATAAAGGTCCCCCGAGAGCGCGGGATACAGCGCGTCGCCACCGAGATGCGAAAGGTAGCCGATGGCGAACGCGGTCCCAATCGGGCCGTCTCCTCGGCGGCGCGCGACCAGTCCGACGACGGCGACGACGAGGACGGCGGTGAGAAGCGAGTGCGTCAGTGACCGGCCGTTCGGGAGGACCCCGAGCGACCACGCCAGCGGTTTGTCCACCAAATCCGGGAACTGGGTGCCGAACGCCAGCGCGATGGCTGTGAACCCGTCCGGCGCGCGGCGGTCCCGTAGGTGGACGAACGCCGAGTAGAGCAGGTAGCCGACCGCGAGATGCCCCCAAGGCCACATGGATACTCTTTCGGAGCGCGTCGGGTTAGGCCT
This genomic window from Halorussus lipolyticus contains:
- a CDS encoding metal-dependent hydrolase, whose product is MWPWGHLAVGYLLYSAFVHLRDRRAPDGFTAIALAFGTQFPDLVDKPLAWSLGVLPNGRSLTHSLLTAVLVVAVVGLVARRRGDGPIGTAFAIGYLSHLGGDALYPALSGDLYALSFLAYPLAPPIEYETAPSFSAHLQHLSLNSLLTFEFALGLGVFALWVVDGAPGLGVVSAIPKWFDRKFSA